GTGGCTGGGAACATCCTGATTGTTGcactagttgtggctgatcagcaccttcacacccccatgtacttcttcctggggaacttgtcctgcttggagacttgctacacctccaccatcctaCCCAGGATGCTTGCAAGTCTCCTGACTGGGAACAGATCTATTTCTGTTAGTGGCTGCCTCATACAATTTGATATCTTTGGTTCTCTCTTAGCTACAGAATGTTGTCTCTTATCAGTGATGTCTTACGATCGGTATTTAGCCATATGCAAACCCCTGCAATATGCAGTCCGCATGAATAGTAGATTTTCCTTCCAGCTAGCAGCTGGGTCTTGGCTAAGTGGGTCTGTAGTCAGCACCATTACAGCATGTTGGCTATCACAATTGATtttctgtggccccaatgaaattgaccatttccttTGTGATTACACCACATTGATAAAACTGTCCTGCAGTGACACCAGCTTGATGGTTCTTGTGATTTTCCCTCTCTCCTTCATATTCATTCTTCCCCCATTTCTATTAACCCTGGCATCTTACGTT
Above is a window of Chrysemys picta bellii isolate R12L10 unplaced genomic scaffold, ASM1138683v2 scaf44, whole genome shotgun sequence DNA encoding:
- the LOC135977847 gene encoding olfactory receptor 10A7-like, yielding MADTKEINQTSITGFILLGFRNLHELEILLFPLFLVIYIVTVAGNILIVALVVADQHLHTPMYFFLGNLSCLETCYTSTILPRMLASLLTGNRSISVSGCLIQFDIFGSLLATECCLLSVMSYDRYLAICKPLQYAVRMNSRFSFQLAAGSWLSGSVVSTITACWLSQLIFCGPNEIDHFLCDYTTLIKLSCSDTSLMVLVIFPLSFIFILPPFLLTLASYVYIISTVLRISSSTGRQKAFSTCSSHLIVVTIFYGTLFIIYLLPDTAALLDLNKVSSVFYTILTPMVNPFIYSLRNKEVKEALRKALSKTVTFITNQKLFSLHLL